A genome region from Paradevosia shaoguanensis includes the following:
- a CDS encoding DUF6538 domain-containing protein, with translation MTVPKNVPRLSAEKSTRHLTRHGSGWRFQVRVPADLKKHVRILFFRCSIGALPIREANRRARLLAAAAESVASKVRSMAEEMQVDGHSMFDLTPMAMAEWTGFFRGLEMSLVMAPKSEPVPEPYIEGLRELILINKEQPTSRYLSENADLLRQRAIDKMRGQNETGTTQSNAVPLVTAMERLTTALERQAKVIAATVDAAPAAAAASAPTFLAAAKTYIDTRIAANGGKESGDIHSIRGRAELFATLIGDKPINEYAAPDLQAYLNKLQYWPPERDNVEAFEGKTALEILAMNEKHDYGVMARNTVTGHYVADVKAIMSLAASNAKVTDPFAGARLFYPTIFAEPKRRKAPAIGKVAKAFHLGVESGELHKAMILPLGFWTGRRIGLLTRLQGPNIRRVGDYVVASLDQHFRGEDGALENNGYKTAASLDGFIMHRFFDDIGFVDWAMKQPGFIFERMNQCDDPEDAMQKAANKLLKEAETGGSYHGFRHQCTTRMRDAGVTEYSRRVQAGHSSRDSHEDYGDLVVDPTDAPLLANLPFPDGFDPSTFMGLDFVALARA, from the coding sequence ATGACTGTACCCAAGAATGTACCCAGACTCTCCGCCGAGAAGTCGACTCGCCATCTGACCCGACACGGGTCCGGATGGCGGTTTCAGGTCCGCGTCCCCGCCGATCTCAAGAAACATGTGCGAATCCTTTTTTTCCGGTGTTCAATCGGTGCACTGCCGATCCGCGAGGCGAACCGAAGGGCTCGACTGCTTGCGGCTGCGGCGGAGAGTGTTGCTAGTAAGGTGCGTAGCATGGCGGAAGAGATGCAGGTTGACGGTCACTCGATGTTTGACCTCACCCCCATGGCGATGGCGGAATGGACGGGGTTCTTTCGGGGGCTCGAAATGTCGCTGGTCATGGCGCCGAAATCCGAGCCGGTGCCTGAACCCTATATCGAGGGCTTGCGCGAGCTGATCCTGATCAACAAGGAGCAGCCGACATCGCGCTACCTGTCGGAAAACGCCGACCTTCTGCGGCAACGCGCCATAGACAAGATGCGCGGTCAGAACGAGACAGGCACCACGCAGTCCAACGCGGTGCCGTTGGTCACCGCCATGGAACGCCTGACGACGGCTCTGGAACGGCAGGCCAAGGTAATTGCCGCTACTGTCGATGCTGCTCCCGCCGCCGCTGCGGCCTCGGCGCCAACCTTCCTTGCTGCCGCTAAGACCTATATCGACACGCGGATTGCGGCCAATGGTGGCAAGGAGAGCGGTGACATTCATTCGATCCGTGGACGGGCCGAATTGTTCGCTACCCTGATCGGCGACAAGCCCATCAATGAGTATGCCGCTCCCGACCTGCAAGCCTATCTCAACAAGCTGCAATACTGGCCGCCTGAGCGCGATAACGTGGAGGCGTTCGAGGGCAAGACTGCTCTGGAAATTCTCGCCATGAACGAGAAGCACGACTATGGCGTGATGGCCCGCAACACGGTTACCGGCCACTACGTTGCTGACGTGAAAGCGATCATGTCGCTGGCCGCTTCCAATGCGAAGGTGACCGATCCCTTTGCCGGGGCGCGACTGTTTTACCCGACGATCTTCGCGGAGCCGAAGCGGCGCAAGGCCCCGGCCATCGGCAAGGTGGCGAAGGCGTTCCACCTCGGGGTGGAATCGGGCGAGTTGCACAAGGCGATGATCCTGCCGCTTGGCTTCTGGACCGGGCGGCGCATCGGGCTGCTGACGCGATTGCAGGGGCCGAATATCCGGCGCGTGGGCGACTATGTTGTGGCGAGCCTCGATCAGCATTTTCGTGGCGAAGATGGGGCGCTCGAAAACAATGGTTACAAGACCGCAGCGTCTCTCGACGGCTTCATCATGCACCGGTTCTTTGACGACATCGGCTTCGTTGATTGGGCCATGAAGCAGCCGGGCTTTATTTTCGAGCGGATGAACCAGTGCGACGATCCGGAGGACGCGATGCAGAAGGCCGCGAACAAGCTGCTCAAGGAAGCCGAGACGGGCGGTTCCTATCACGGTTTCCGGCACCAATGCACGACGCGGATGCGGGATGCTGGGGTGACCGAATATTCGCGCCGTGTGCAGGCCGGGCACTCAAGCCGCGACAGTCATGAGGACTATGGCGACCTCGTCGTCGATCCGACCGATGCGCCGCTGCTCGCCAACCTGCCATTCCCCGATGGATTCGACCCGAGCACCTTCATGGGGCTCGATTTCGTCGCTTTGGCGCGGGCCTGA
- a CDS encoding recombinase family protein, translating to MTKTITGQTIGYARTSTSDQVAGLEAQLGELTAIGVDKIFQEQVSSVAERAQLDAAMIYVRDGDVFVVTKIDRLARSVSGLVAIADDLKAKGVTLRILDPAIDTSTPMGQLLLNLLGSIAQFEREIMLERQREGIVRAKREGRYAGRQKTAQRHSSKVKELAAKGTKPSKIAEELGISRSSVYRILGAPADL from the coding sequence ATGACCAAGACCATCACCGGCCAGACCATCGGTTACGCCCGCACCTCCACCAGCGACCAAGTCGCGGGACTGGAAGCTCAGCTTGGCGAACTCACCGCTATCGGTGTCGATAAGATTTTTCAGGAGCAGGTGAGCAGCGTTGCCGAGCGTGCCCAGCTTGACGCCGCCATGATCTATGTCCGCGACGGTGACGTCTTTGTCGTCACCAAGATTGACCGGCTCGCCCGCTCCGTCTCCGGCCTTGTCGCCATTGCCGACGACCTCAAGGCCAAGGGCGTCACGCTGCGCATCCTCGACCCAGCCATCGATACCAGTACCCCCATGGGGCAATTGCTCCTGAATCTGCTTGGCAGCATCGCGCAATTTGAACGCGAGATCATGTTGGAGCGGCAGCGGGAAGGCATCGTCAGGGCCAAGAGGGAAGGACGCTATGCTGGGCGGCAGAAGACCGCCCAGCGCCATTCCAGCAAGGTGAAGGAACTCGCCGCCAAGGGCACCAAACCCAGCAAGATCGCCGAGGAACTCGGCATCAGCCGGTCGAGCGTCTATCGCATTCTGGGGGCACCAGCGGACTTGTAA
- a CDS encoding mandelate racemase/muconate lactonizing enzyme family protein, translated as MPNIVDAIVKVETFIISIPREVPYLGPLKAGEAINERGYLVRKGNRTIYPSTDMTLLVKVTGESGKVGWGECYGIVAPEATKAIIDDVLGPVIIGRDPADAVVIHEDLYDLMRVRGFFGGYYLDALAGVDIALYDLTGKVLNLPIATLLGGRRHDTIPAYVSGLPRATIKERCDLALDWVAKGYKGIKFAAAVSDEGIVAEMAALREALGPDIDIMVDLHWKFEAAEAIRLIRRLEAHNLYFAEAPVQPENLEGQVRVAQGIGVPLALGEELRTTYEFRPRFEARAMSIVQPEIGHTGITEFVQIGRMAQAFHMNVIPHASISIGIFMAASLQVASTLQNVPYHEYQHSIFDRNLAHVEGDMSCANGAYLVPTGAGLGVEPTEEIFRFSVRRQP; from the coding sequence ATGCCCAATATCGTCGATGCCATTGTAAAGGTTGAAACCTTCATCATCTCGATCCCGCGCGAGGTGCCCTATCTGGGGCCGCTCAAGGCCGGCGAGGCGATCAATGAGCGCGGCTATCTGGTGCGCAAGGGCAACCGCACCATCTATCCGTCCACCGACATGACGCTGCTGGTCAAGGTCACCGGCGAAAGCGGCAAGGTCGGCTGGGGCGAGTGCTATGGCATTGTCGCGCCCGAGGCGACCAAGGCGATCATCGACGACGTGCTGGGGCCGGTAATCATCGGCCGCGATCCCGCCGATGCCGTGGTGATCCACGAAGATCTCTACGACCTGATGCGTGTTCGCGGGTTCTTCGGCGGCTATTATCTGGATGCGTTGGCCGGCGTCGACATCGCCTTGTACGATCTCACCGGCAAGGTGCTGAACCTGCCGATCGCCACCCTGCTGGGCGGGCGTCGCCACGACACCATTCCGGCCTATGTCTCCGGCTTGCCCCGCGCCACGATCAAGGAGCGCTGCGATCTGGCGCTCGACTGGGTTGCCAAAGGCTACAAGGGCATCAAGTTCGCGGCAGCGGTTTCCGACGAGGGCATCGTTGCCGAAATGGCGGCGCTGCGCGAGGCGCTCGGGCCCGATATCGACATCATGGTCGACCTGCACTGGAAATTCGAGGCGGCCGAAGCCATCCGCCTGATCCGTCGTCTGGAAGCACACAACCTCTACTTTGCCGAGGCTCCGGTGCAGCCGGAAAACCTCGAGGGTCAGGTTCGCGTCGCCCAGGGTATCGGCGTGCCGCTGGCACTGGGCGAGGAACTGCGTACCACATACGAATTCCGGCCGCGCTTCGAGGCCCGTGCCATGAGCATCGTCCAGCCCGAGATCGGTCACACCGGGATCACCGAGTTCGTGCAGATCGGCCGCATGGCGCAGGCCTTCCACATGAACGTCATCCCCCATGCTTCGATCAGCATCGGCATCTTCATGGCGGCCAGCCTGCAAGTGGCATCCACGTTGCAGAACGTACCCTATCACGAATACCAACACTCCATTTTCGACCGCAACCTGGCCCATGTGGAAGGCGACATGTCCTGCGCCAACGGCGCCTATCTGGTGCCAACCGGCGCCGGCCTTGGGGTCGAGCCCACTGAAGAGATTTTTCGCTTTAGTGTTCGCAGGCAGCCGTGA
- a CDS encoding dihydrodipicolinate synthase family protein, giving the protein MTKPLAGAFPVLPTMFRDDGAIDQADFLAVIDFVLESQVDGVVYPGVASEVDTLTPEERRSQVKLLAERIDGRVPIIVGASDPDPAVAASHIAQGAEIGAAAAMVIAPFGIGNDIEGQIAYFKAVAAGAGVPIMLQNQPKPIGAGLTPEEVAAVAKAVPEIRYVKEETAPCGQHLTRIKAAADGAVDAIFGGAGGRYVTDELARGAAGTMPASELADIHAQMIHAWQAGDVATTRKLYNVSLPLLNFQAIFRMHMTKEVLRRRGVIKHTFVRGKGPKFDEGDRAELALLLADADLPYSSHRPV; this is encoded by the coding sequence ATGACCAAACCCCTCGCCGGCGCGTTTCCCGTGCTACCCACCATGTTCCGCGATGACGGTGCCATCGACCAGGCCGACTTTCTGGCGGTGATCGACTTCGTCCTCGAAAGCCAGGTCGACGGCGTGGTCTATCCCGGCGTCGCCAGCGAGGTGGATACGCTGACGCCCGAGGAACGGCGCAGCCAGGTCAAATTGCTGGCCGAGCGCATCGATGGCCGTGTCCCCATCATTGTCGGCGCCAGCGATCCCGATCCCGCGGTAGCCGCCAGCCATATCGCCCAGGGCGCCGAGATCGGCGCCGCGGCGGCCATGGTGATCGCGCCTTTCGGTATCGGCAATGATATCGAGGGCCAGATCGCCTATTTCAAAGCCGTGGCCGCCGGGGCAGGGGTGCCCATCATGCTCCAGAACCAGCCCAAGCCGATCGGGGCCGGGCTGACGCCGGAAGAAGTCGCCGCGGTGGCCAAAGCCGTGCCGGAAATCCGCTATGTCAAGGAAGAGACGGCTCCCTGCGGCCAGCACCTGACGCGCATCAAGGCCGCTGCCGATGGCGCGGTCGATGCCATTTTCGGCGGGGCCGGCGGGCGCTATGTCACCGACGAACTGGCGCGCGGTGCCGCGGGCACCATGCCGGCGTCCGAACTGGCCGATATCCATGCCCAGATGATCCATGCCTGGCAGGCCGGCGACGTCGCCACCACGCGAAAGCTCTACAATGTCTCGCTGCCGCTGCTGAACTTCCAGGCCATTTTCCGCATGCACATGACCAAGGAAGTGCTGCGGCGCCGAGGCGTCATCAAGCACACGTTCGTGCGCGGCAAGGGGCCGAAATTCGATGAAGGCGATCGCGCTGAACTGGCCTTGTTGCTGGCCGACGCCGACCTGCCATATTCCAGTCACAGGCCGGTCTGA
- a CDS encoding carbohydrate ABC transporter permease produces MFDLSSRTAKIVFGLTLLLIGFYLFFPIYWMVTSSLKGNAELYRVIPTWFPQEFTLAHYWSAIAESKLLTYLANSLITSGSSATINTLLALYAGYSFAKYRYFGRQPVMLFMLSAQMFPFGLLLISLYPTMSNLGLLDTRPGLILSYIVFALPVATYMLYSYFTQVPDELIDAARADGASDLRIFHTIIMPISIPPIVTVFLYSFMWSWNDLLYSMTIIVSDDKRTIGPGLLLTYLNETNADWGGAMAASLMVSLPIVIAFMFLQRYFIQGVTAGAVK; encoded by the coding sequence ATGTTCGACCTGTCCAGCCGTACCGCCAAGATCGTCTTCGGCCTCACGCTCCTGCTGATCGGCTTCTACCTTTTCTTTCCCATCTACTGGATGGTCACGTCCTCGCTCAAAGGCAATGCCGAACTCTATCGGGTCATCCCGACCTGGTTCCCGCAGGAGTTTACGCTTGCCCATTACTGGTCGGCCATCGCCGAGAGCAAGCTGCTGACCTATCTGGCCAACAGCCTGATCACGTCAGGATCGAGCGCCACCATCAACACGCTCCTGGCGCTCTATGCCGGCTACAGCTTTGCGAAATATCGCTATTTCGGTCGTCAGCCGGTCATGCTGTTCATGCTGAGCGCGCAGATGTTTCCATTCGGCCTGCTGCTCATCAGCCTCTATCCGACGATGAGCAATCTGGGGCTGCTGGATACGCGGCCGGGCCTCATCCTGAGCTATATCGTCTTCGCGCTGCCGGTGGCGACCTACATGCTCTACAGCTACTTCACGCAAGTGCCGGACGAGTTGATCGACGCTGCGCGCGCCGATGGCGCCAGCGACCTGCGCATCTTCCACACCATCATCATGCCGATCTCGATCCCGCCCATCGTGACGGTCTTCCTCTATTCCTTCATGTGGAGCTGGAACGACCTGCTCTATTCCATGACCATCATCGTGTCGGACGACAAGCGGACCATCGGGCCCGGCCTGCTGCTCACCTATCTCAACGAAACCAATGCCGACTGGGGCGGAGCCATGGCCGCATCATTGATGGTGTCGCTGCCCATCGTCATCGCCTTCATGTTCCTTCAGCGCTATTTCATCCAGGGCGTCACTGCCGGAGCCGTAAAATGA
- a CDS encoding carbohydrate ABC transporter permease, with translation MTDLAPPGGRRLDYPVSPHARRGGLQAAQRRIGMLMLLPAATAFVLIILYPFAQALGLSMFEDTLQTIEPIFVGLDNFREVLSNPDTWQSFLLTAIYVGTATAGTLVLGLGWALILNQPFRGRGAIRALTLLPWVVPSTVSAFIWAWIFNSRFGVINGMLLELGLIDVPQAWLSTPEGAMVAVVLTRIWRSIPLFMAFFLAGLQNVDGEQLDAARVDGANNFAILRDHILPHLRPVLIVVVVLGVIGGLQDFDTIYALTGGGPVRATAVLSIEVYRKAFEQWDIGMASAIGVLWVVTLLPPAYFYLRLLVKGR, from the coding sequence ATGACCGATCTCGCGCCGCCCGGCGGTCGCCGCCTTGATTATCCGGTTTCCCCCCATGCGCGGCGTGGCGGGCTGCAGGCTGCGCAGCGCCGTATCGGCATGCTGATGCTGCTGCCCGCGGCCACCGCCTTCGTGCTGATTATCCTCTATCCGTTTGCGCAGGCGCTCGGCCTCTCGATGTTCGAGGACACGCTGCAGACGATCGAACCCATCTTTGTCGGGCTGGACAACTTCAGGGAAGTTCTGAGCAATCCCGACACCTGGCAGTCCTTCCTGCTGACGGCGATCTATGTCGGCACCGCCACCGCGGGTACGCTGGTGCTGGGGCTGGGCTGGGCGCTGATCCTCAACCAGCCGTTTCGTGGCCGTGGCGCCATTCGTGCGCTGACGCTGCTGCCCTGGGTGGTGCCGAGCACGGTCAGCGCCTTTATCTGGGCCTGGATTTTCAACAGCCGCTTCGGCGTCATCAATGGCATGCTGCTGGAATTGGGGCTGATCGATGTGCCGCAGGCCTGGCTGTCGACGCCCGAAGGCGCGATGGTGGCGGTGGTGCTGACACGCATCTGGCGCTCGATCCCGCTGTTCATGGCGTTCTTCCTTGCCGGGCTGCAGAATGTCGATGGCGAGCAGCTCGATGCCGCGCGCGTCGATGGCGCCAACAACTTTGCCATCCTGCGCGATCACATACTGCCGCACCTGCGGCCGGTGCTGATCGTGGTGGTCGTGCTGGGTGTCATCGGCGGCCTGCAGGACTTCGACACCATCTATGCCCTGACCGGCGGCGGACCCGTGCGCGCCACGGCGGTGCTGTCGATCGAAGTCTATCGCAAGGCTTTTGAGCAATGGGACATAGGCATGGCCTCGGCCATCGGCGTGCTGTGGGTCGTGACCCTGTTGCCGCCCGCCTATTTCTATCTGCGACTACTGGTGAAGGGGCGCTGA